Genomic DNA from Corticium candelabrum chromosome 5, ooCorCand1.1, whole genome shotgun sequence:
CTCTAATCCAGCAGACACCATAACTGTCTGACCCTACATCGAGATCACAAGCGAATAGCGAAATCTGAAATATCAAAAGTACGAAAACGTTTACCGTATTTACGCGTGAGTCCGAGCACACAAACAGTCACTGCAGTCATCGACCAAGCGGCAAGATGGTAGTACCTGGTGTAGTCGGCATGACAACTACAGTTAAATGAAAGTAGAGAGATATCAATCGGTGTATATGACGTCATTTCTACATTTCCACACTAACACTAACATACCTAAATGGGTTTCGAATGGCAAGATAAAGGTCGACGGCCATGATGAGATACCAACAACCGGAACCAAAAATTGCTGCCTGGTAGATGAGACTGGGCGCCACACAGTCCTTACACTCGAGTCTCTCATTACTCAGCCACAACGCCGACACAACAAGGCCGACAATCGCCTGAACGAGATCCATAGCAGTCCTAACAACAAGTAGCTACAAGTGAATAATACAAAGTAGCAGTCGGAGCTACACGTCTAGCCCTTGGGGACACAGTCGTGTCCTTGGGGACACGGTTGTGTAGCAATTCGGATTACAACGTAGCACATTGTGTCGCGTCAGTTACCTGTAGAATAGCAGCTGCGACGGGTGCAGCCGGAGACGAGGGATCCGGACGTAACTGGCGACGACAAGAAGACAGCAGAGCAACGAGAGAGAGCTggtgacgacgacgacgatgtGAACGTCGCGCGACATACTCTCGCTGCTCGACGACGGCGTGCTGGACGCGAACATCGTATTCGTACGGTTCAACGACCAACGAGCAGCGCGTCACGACCTTTCCACGCCTCGGGTCGGGACGTATGTGGGCGTGGTCTATTTCGTCATGTTGCCCGGTGTCGCCGTGTCGACGTGTCTCTTGGTTTTGTTACGTCTGAATGGTCTCACGTCGATGCGCGTAACCGGAAAATGGAGCACGCTGAGTTTCAAGAAAGCGGTGGCCCGCTTTGGGTTCGACGCTCACCAGACCGGATTCTTTTACGGGAACATAACGCCGGAAGCGTCGTTTATCGTTAACTCTGCGACGCTCGTGTTTGTAAACGGGGCCTACTACAAGAGTAATAGCGCTCTGTATCGAGGCATACAAGGTCGTACTCGCAATTGCTCGGCGATGTTCGAGCCTTTACAGCGGGTTGCGTTGATGCCACGCGATACGTGCACGAACGAGAGCATTCAAGGCAAACTGAAGGATTTCCTGCGCTCCGTGCCGTGCAAGGAGGGCGACACTTGTCGTTCACAGCCGGGCTACAACGTGACTGGGCGGCGGTGGCCGCTCGTCGTGCCGCTCGTTGCGAATTCTCAGTTTACTTTCCGAGTCAACATCAGTAGCCCGGAGGACTGGTACGCCGTTCTGATTGGTTGTAGCATCAGCCCAGTCAATGCCACGGCCAATCACACCTGGAAGGACTGTCAGTGGGATAGGACGCCCAATGAGATTCGTCTGCAGTATAATATGTGGCTGGTGAATGGCAATCCGAATGGAGGCGATAATTTCTTTACTTTTCAATTTTCGTTCGAGCTTCAGGGTGTCCTAGAAATGTGCTTTGTGTTTTTGGTGTTGTACGCTGGCTTGTTGATGATTCATTTCTATGGTGTGTTCATGAAGAAAGCTCCTGGACATACTCTCATACGATTATACACTTC
This window encodes:
- the LOC134179937 gene encoding uncharacterized protein LOC134179937, with the protein product MLPGVAVSTCLLVLLRLNGLTSMRVTGKWSTLSFKKAVARFGFDAHQTGFFYGNITPEASFIVNSATLVFVNGAYYKSNSALYRGIQGRTRNCSAMFEPLQRVALMPRDTCTNESIQGKLKDFLRSVPCKEGDTCRSQPGYNVTGRRWPLVVPLVANSQFTFRVNISSPEDWYAVLIGCSISPVNATANHTWKDCQWDRTPNEIRLQYNMWLVNGNPNGGDNFFTFQFSFELQGVLEMCFVFLVLYAGLLMIHFYGVFMKKAPGHTLIRLYTSALICEAVGVALQSVHYIIYGMNGVGIVALRHIGDLFVVATQCLFMLLLLLIAKGWTITTVFLIHKKYVAVLWITYVVLYITLFVVNALTHLNEFSGKSAYQSIPGGFILALRCLILIWFLYELRISYLQENVQAKLALYRFIGVFYTLWFIYLPIAVGALSDIDVLYQFKVIFGTLHSADFLSLAAMAWLFWPSRSKAYFKLTVPENRKLLESMNFGTI